Within Anopheles nili chromosome 3, idAnoNiliSN_F5_01, whole genome shotgun sequence, the genomic segment TCACCAAGATCGCCTCATGCACcgtgaaatcgacgcacataAACGTCTTAATTAATTTGCACAGGTATTTGAGGTGGAgaggttcgtttttttttgtacctttAATTCCCCATCGCTCAGTTAAGGAAGGACATTCAATTTTGCCCGCCGTAAAAGCGAAGTACCCCATTCGAGGTTTACGATCATCCACGCCTCATCCACGGCGATCGTCTTTGCGTGGAGAGGTTCGCGTGTCACGCGCCAACTCGAGTCACCTGCTTTGGGTTTCTCTTTCCACCCGATTCCCGGCGATGGCATTTCTTTGTGTCTCGGGGtctctatttattttttgtggtCGCCCGTTTCGTGGCGTTTGTGTTGCCGCTCGCACGATCACGAATTTGAAATCGTATTCCCGCTGATCGATACAGTGCAGGGTGTAGTTTTAAGTGTGGAGGATCGTTGAACGATCAGTActtcaaaattcaaacacctattcaaattatcaacaacttTCGAGTCATCCTTTGCAGTGAGCTTTTAAGATCCTCCCGTTCATAGCACGTGTTTGCAGCAGTATTTTCCCCACAAATGCACCTAACGTGCTGACTTCCGATGTGGGAGAGTCGCTTTTTTTCGGCACCAACCGAAAGTGCGTGGTTTTGCTGTTGGCCTTCCAATGCGGTAGGGTTCACCCATTTCCAACCGATCCACCCCATTTCCATTGTCGTCGTGATGGTTGTTTTCCTGACAATGGGGCAGCGCAGGCGAGATCGCCGCATCCGAGCATCAGCCGTCCATGTGCTGCCGAAGTGTGCGGACCCGTGTGTCCCCGTGTGTCCTGCTTGCGTATTTGCGCCTGGAGCCCGCCAGTGCGTGTGCATCGTCTGTCGGTGTGGCGAATGACGCCCTAATCGACGACGCTTAGAGAAGTAGTGCGGTGAAATGTCGGCGGTAAAGCTAAGCGGGGTCGTTTGTGCCACAATTCTAGTGCTCCATTTCACGCTGGTGATCGCTGGGACGTCCCGGTTGCCGGGGAAAGTGAAACGAGAAAGAGACGCCATCGAACGGCTCGAAGATGATGGGCGCAAGGCCGAATCTGGCGACGAGGTTATCTACGACCAACGGCAGGTCAACGGAGAAACGAACATACGGCTGAGCATCAAGAACTTTCAGCTGCAGCTGCCGGAATCGCAACTTGAGCGCTTCCAGAAATCCAACATGGCGCAGCTCATTCGCAACTCCGTGCTGCGTTTGTTGGGGATCGAGTTGAGTGGGGTACCGGAGAAAGATGTCACCACGAGCCGTCCTGAGCAGGTCTCGGAAGAGcaagaacagcagcaacctGAGGATAGTTCCGGGCAACCGTTGCCGGACATAAGTGCCGCCATGCTGCAGGTCAACGGTAACAATCTGCCCGCCAAGTTTTTCCTTGAGATCAGCGACTTCTTGATGAACACCAATGACAACGACGCGGTGGACGATAAGCGCGTTGAAACGAACCATaaccatcaacagcagctgcagcagcagatgCTTCATCGTCCGCAGCAGCAGTCAGGTCAGCCGCTTTACGCAACGGAGGAGATCAAAATCGAGCGGTTGGAAAATTCGAGCAAGACtaaaaaccaaaccatcaccatcagcaagCTGCGGCAACAGTTGGCAACACTGCCAGCGAACGGAAGTGCTCTTGAGACGGTCCAAAAGGAGAACAATCAGAGTAGTAGCGCGTCTCACAATGCCACAGCATCCACGGATCGGTTTGTGCAGACGAAACCGATCCGGCTGgacacggtggtggtgcagaTAAATCAGGACCAACCGAAAACGCTACGGGAGAAGGTTGTTTGGAGGATGCCACCAACCGTCGCAGGACAAGTCTGAAAAGTCCTCCAAAGGCGTGGAAGAGATCACGAAGGTATCAAGAGATGGTGTAGAGACGGAGTAGCTGACCCTGGTAAAGATAACATCAAATCGAGTGCTTGTAATACTGGAATTTATTTAGATAAAAGTCCATCAATACATTGTGAAACTAATAATCAAGAAATAACACCTCTATTACGCTGTTTTTCCATCTTAAGTGCTACTTTCCTGGAACATTATGTTACGAAAAGCTATCACCATAAAATCGAGACTTCAttttgcaaacgaaaacagaaTATTCtaaacgaaatcgaaattaTCTGTTCAGCCAAATGCGACAGGCTTAGTGGCATCATTATCAGCTGtatttggtgtgtttttttattttgctatcATAGCTCACGAGAATTATATCGCTTCTCGCAGACATTAGACAGTATGCCCTAACACTCACTCATCGTTGAACCGATTAAGTACAAATCCTTCGCACTAACGACCACGCCAGGACATCGCGGTTACGATCCCTGTCGGCCGGCAGGCAAGGCAGGCAAATGTTGCCTTCCTGTTCCTCTTTGCTTAACAACTAAACGCCCTTAAATGTTACTACTATGTACAATGGCGCTCCGAAAGAACGGACGGTAATAAGACGAAACGAAAtacagagagaaaaacaaatgaaaatgacGCTTAAACACTTACAAACATTCACGATCGagaaattgaaacaataaGTACGACAGACCACCGGACGATACCCCAAAAGTTAACTAACTAAGGCACTAcgcgatatttttttttaaaacagcCAGCTTCCTTAATCCCAGTCCTTCTGCGCAAATCTACTCTTTCTGCATTGGATCGTAGGCTGGGGTAACGATGAACTTCTTGGAACTGCGTTTGAATCCTGGCAAGCCGTAGCTTCTCACCGACTTGCCACGTTCGACGTGGCCACCGTGGCTAGTTTCGCCCTTCGCACCGGACGTACCGGCAGCAACGTCTTCCAGAATCTTCGTCAGTGGCGCTGAAGAACCACGCAACGATTCCGTAAAACGGCTGTGCCGCGAAATGCCACCGTGGATGTTGATCGGGTTCGACGGGTTCATGCGGCGATGTTGCGTTGGCGAGGTCGACTGTTGAGGAGACAGATAGGGAACATTAACCTTCCAAGATCTACAACTGCCGAGAGCAGCACCACTCACCATTCGATCGAAGTTCATGAAATGCGGACCACCGTGATGAGATGAGTAATGGTGGAATTGATTTTCTGACGTGTTGGCTGACAGGCTGAGATAGAGCGCCTCCAATTCCTGCATCGTAGGACGATGGTCCCGCTGGTGGTAATTGTGCCTTGGGGACCAAGTGTTCTGGTTACCCTTTGAGGCCGAATTCAACAGGAAGTCTCCTCGAAGTCCTCCACCGGTGGTATCGTTGTTGTGATGCAGCGACGTAAGCTCCTGCATGAGATTCTTGCTCATCGAGTGACCGTCAGTCGTGTGCAGCGTGCGGTTGTAGTCACGTGCGATCTTGATGTCGTGCTTCCAGAATTGCTTCTGATCCTTAGGTACCACCGGTGCGACTTCCTTGATCTATAAGATGGGCGAAAAGGGACGATAAGTTCCGTTATCCTTGTCATCGGGAGCAAGTTGCTTCACGAGGATACTTACGATCAAAAATATAACGCCCGCTAGGTAGATGCAGAAGATGTTGAGCAACGTCAAGGACATGCTCATGCACCCGAGGGTGAACAGCTCGAGGCCTTGATTTTCGGAGTAGATTTGGGTTTTGATCAGTGTACCATATCGGGATTCTTCGGACCCGAATAAGAAGTACAAACATGATAGAGCCCACAGCACACCCTAGAAGAGAATCGTGAAGATCGAGATCGTTAAATGATTCGATGGAGATGCATTTCTCATGAATCTTACCGCATTGACGGCTGGAGGAAGAAGCGATGCCGAGATAGCAACACCGACTAGAGAACCGatgttttcacccaaaatggCGATGGCAACGGCCGCCCCGGAAGGTAACGCAATGGCGATACCGACCAACAACGAGTGGGTTTCGCACCGAGCCAGCATCTCATGTGTGATGCCTTCACCGACGCTGTAGCGATCGTCGATGCTGCAGACGATCAAACCAAAGATGAAACCCACCGACACCGTGAGCATGATACCGATGATCTCGTTCTTCAGACCGATCAGCTGCAGTGATCGTTCCTTAACCACCGTTCCGAAAATGACCGCAATAATTGGGCCCATCAACGGCGAAATCAACATGCTAGCGATGAGAAACACGGAGCTGTCCTCCACCAAACCGAACGCGGCCAGGATGCTGTTGGCGGAAGTATATGAAGATTAGACTGCAGAAGTATTCCTCACGCAAGTGCACCTAAGAACGGCTAACCTACCTGGCTACCGCAAGCATGGAGACGAAATCAAACGACACCTGAGCATCGTGCTTTACTTCCTCCACAATCTGCGCCACGTTCAACCGAGCGCGGACGGTCGATAAGaaggtgttccacccgccagCATCGTTGTTCTTATTCATATCACTCGCTCCACTGAAATGATCGTATTACTTCGTTAGGCTATCGTTCTTGTGGCATCTTCGAGCTCAGTTGCTTACTCTTCCTGATCCTCGGTAACTTCGGGAGGCTGGCTGTAGAGCGTACAGGATGTGATCGAGATGGTGGAATTGAATCGCTGACCAACGCCCCAAGAGCTAAGCATGTAGATGACGTCGTCGCAAATTGGCCCCGACTGGATGGAAAACATGATCTGGAAAATGCAAGCCCCAGCACATGTTAGCGCTTATCCTTCCAAAGGAAGTGCTCTAGCACACGCGACACCTACATGAAATCCGTTCCCCTTGTCCGTCTCGATCCAGGCCGCGGTGTGGATACGCTTCTCGTTGATGATCGTCTTCAGGACCTCCTCCATCGAGGAGTCTCCGGTGAGCGTGAGCTTCTCAGCCGCTTCTTCACGGGccgttttttccttccgtgcCGAACCGATCAGATCCTTGAACCCGTCCCAGGACTTGCGAAGTGCGGACGCCCGATCGAACGGTTCCGCGAGGAAGTTCGACTTTTTGTCCTTCCCCTTATCACCACCGTCGGCATCTTTGTCGTCGTCCGGTTTGCCCTCGACCGCTTTGGATGGTATTTCTTCGCCGTCCTGATCGATGAACTTGATCGTAGGGGGCCCCGCCGGTTCCGACTTCTTGCTGTCTTCTTCAGACGCATTTATAAAGATGCTGGATCTTGGAATCTAAGCAAGGGTTAAAGAAGAAAGTGGCAGTGGAGTATAGAGTGATCGGAGTAGACCAAAAATGCCACGTCGAGTGTTTAGTCTAGcgtgagagagtgtgagaaAGCACACGATCAACCGAATACTGGAGCACACATATTTTTGGCGTTTGCCTTGAGAACAGCTAAGCATCTGTTTCTTGCAGCAGTGACACAGTCGCCTCAATTCATGCCTTCGCCGGTGCGGGATGGAAATACAATTTTCGGTTAGACCGGGTTTCGTGGAGTTATTTATAAAACAGGCTGGCACACTCCACACCAATACCGCCATGACAGGCGTGGTTTGGAGCGCCAAAGAAAGTAACACGTGACGATGCCACGCCACGCTGAGCCGGCTTCATGCGTTCTTTAaatagtgtgttttttttcccactaaTCAACATCGCCGATGAAAGAGCCGTCGTGTAGACACCGAGACCGGGAGGATTCAAGTGCAAACTGTTGTTGAAGTGCTGGTTGGACGTAATCCAAAGCATGTCAGCTTTCAGCATGAAATGGCTGTCAAACGATCGGTGATGATCGGTTACTTAAAAGCGGTTTGTTTGGACGCCTCAACGATCGCGTTGTACATGTGTTTGAAAGCGGCATTTCGAGAAGTACGCCACTTCTTGGTATGATCCGCCCGACTCCGGGGGCTTAGCGAAGAAATTATCACAACCTACTGCCCGTTTGTACCAACAAAGTAAGCGTGATAGGGCACTAATCGGAAAGCAAATAGTTGACACTTTTACGCCCTCGACAAAGTAGCTTGAAAGTACGGCGCTTGAATTATTTGTCTCATCGCTGGCAATAGCAGGGGTAATGTAGTAGATTTCTGTTAGTATCTTGGTATTTAACTCAAAAACTGTGCATTGACATGACATAGCTAAACATAACCTTAAAGCCATAATTTATAACCCATAAAGAAGCCAGTCTCAATAGGTACAttcgaatgaaatgaaacagctCTCCGGCATGGCTGTACAAGGCCGCCAATGGGCCGACCCTTGCAAGTGCACCAAATAGTACCGCAATCATAATTCACCTGTTTGTTTGGagttgcatttcgtttttTCACCTGTTCAAACAGGCGCTCTAGGTCAGAAAACGAATAATAATGTAGCGCACGTTGGCTCATCAACGTGGTCATTTACTGCAACCGGAagaagaaacggaaaaaaatgttccaacTCTCAACGGGGCACCAATAAAGCTCAAGTAATTGCTACCACACGCTACCTAAcgatttgcttcgtttgttggGCGGTTCCTTTCGAATCTTTATCGAAACACGTCAATCGCAACCGGGTGACATAAATGCGGGACGGAAACGGTTCGTTTCTTTCCTGTTTCCTTCCTGTTTTCAAGAGCACTTGGCCGGGGCGAGAATAGCATTATTGCATTGCGACAGCCGGTGACGGGTTGGTAAATTCCAACCATAGTCATTGAGGGCTTCAAAAGAACTGCAAGTGACACATAGCATAGTAGATGACTAAAGGTAGCGTTAGTAGTGGCGTTTTTCGCGCCATTTATGCCACGATGAGCTTGCTTTAATTACAAGACGCCATCACACCCCACAGATCACGCTTTCACCAGCAGGCACACAGGGAAACAAACACCGGAATACAATGAACTCGACCCGCCATCGATAACGCACACTAGCGTCCGTATCAGCGGGATCCTCGAGATGCAAATTGATGATGGGTGTAGTAGATAAAGCGAGACCTTCACATGCCAGCGATGGCGACCATGATTTTCTTCACTCAACTTACCTTTGCCGTCGGTTTCTTGAGCTGCGGCGTCACGAAGGGTTCCGTCTCTTCCGACTTGCCGGGCGGTCGATCGGAGTCCTTTTCATCCTCCGTCGTGGCACTCGCTCCCTTTGCTAATCGATCCTGCTCCTGCCGCCGCAGCTCCCGTTCGTAGCGGGCGGATGGAATATGCACGACGAACAGAATGCCGGCCATTTTACGAAAAGTTCAACGTCCACTATAAATGCTGCAAGAGGGCACGTTTCGTAGGCAACCTTTTAGGCTGGTTGCATCCAAAAAGAGGACCTTTTTAATTGGTCAACGGGCACAGAGCAAGGTCCTTCAGCGGGACTGGGCTTCCGGTTTTACACAGATAAGGACGAAACACCAACGCCAACCGAACACGGTGAGCCTGTATGAGAAGGCGAGAAGAGTGTCATTCGTTTATTCTTAGGCCGGCCAGCGGTGTAAATATAACTGCTGACACGCTGCGACATTCGAAACGCGCAATCGAAAACTGCTGAGAGTGAAACAACTTCTCGCAACGGTTTAGGCTGCACGTGTGCTCCAgatttcgttcactttcgtCGCTCCAGCTTACCCGGCCCTCCCTAGGCCTTTCTTCCGTACTTACCACATTCGTCGACGCTGCGATAATCTAGTAACTAAGTCGAGGCGTTACTGATTCAAACCGAACGTGCCCAAGTGATCCACACCACCGGCGGTCTGTTCCGGTACGCTTTCGACGATCAAATGAGACCATAACGCGGAGTGATGGCCGCGTACAGAGGTGCTTCTGTATCAGTTTTGTACCGTGGCAAACATTGCCCATTGCTATGGTAACAAGCAGTTCTAATCGCATGCACTATTTTATGCACTTTGCATGCGATACAACACTTAAAACGcttcaaattaatttgaaatttttcgtAGCTTAGATCTGATGATTTCGTGACTGTTTTTGCTATTTGAATTAGTTCATCTATTTGAGTACATTATTAGGCTTAACCTGTAGATAATGAGTGTAATATACTTCCCACACAAATTGTACTACTAAAGCTTTTGTAGTTACTAATGCATTTTAGCCAACGAGCCCTGTACTTTCATGCTCATCGGCATGAAGCTGTCCATAAATGGAAGCAATTATGATTGATCAACGTTTCAGATTAAAtggttttgaaattaattgcatatgaaaacaaaaattcgaaTTTTTATCTTAACAAACGTTTGGTACAATAATAGACGAGGTAAGGAACGAGATTAGCAAGAAAAATATCCAAAGCAAATCAAGCTGCTGCCGTCAGTCGGTACCTTAAAGCGTTCCAAAAGTATACTTCTGCCTGTTAGTGGGAAAAAACGCTTCACTTGGGAGAACAAAAGCTACCACACGCGCGACAGATCGTTTCAATAAGCGTTTTGAGTTCGATTTGAGAAGATCAATTCAAACGGTGCCGTCGAGTGCTTTTCGTGTTCACCTTCGACTTTTCATATATATACCGGTTCAACACTTATTCAGGTGAGTCCTGCGAAGAACAGAAGCTTAGTGGATAGTGTCGGTTAAGTAAACGTGACCTTTGAACTTGGATAATGACTACAAATAATTGTGGAGCTTTGCAATGTGCAATATGCCAACTCGAAGTCATTACAGCATCACATGTGTAGAAGAAGCATCATAAAATCCTCGTCTGGAAAATCCACGTGGATCATATACTGatgggaatttaattaaaatgaaaccTCTATTCGTTTGTGCTCGaggttgaaatttaatttgatgttAATGTAGctcgaaccgaaacgaaaTACAATCTGCCAACACTGTGACTCTTTCAGTACCTAAATAAATTGCGTTACTGCCGCAATTCATTGTGCACTATGTATAATTCAGTGCTTGTTAGCGATCCTCATTCTACCCTACCTGATCGGATGATCGTAAAGCGAACCGTCGATGATTCAGGCGCTGAGAGAGATCATTTTATCTCTCCTCCAATCAGCGGAAAACCGGCCACTATTGTTTCTCCTCTTTTTGCCGACAATTGAACACACCCATATGGCCTGTTCCAAGGAGAATCAGAATGCGCTCATTCCGACACTGCATGGAATTGAATCAATGACGTTAACATGCATCGGAAACAAACTGTTCGAACTGCTAACATGGCCATGTTAAAAGCGCTGCTGTTGGGATGTAAAATTAGTAATTAATCTCTTGGCAAGAGCGATCGTTccaccatttttgttttgttttcggcacGGTATTCAATTACAACTGCCGTGTTTTTGCGACAAAAAACATTGCTTGCAACGGCTGCTGAAGGTTGTCCTTCAACGTCTACGATCACTGCGCCCCCAGGAAATGGATTGAATGCGCCGAAACCAGCACAACGGTTGCACTTCCTACCACCGGCACAGGATCGTGATCACACCGAAACGATcctccattttgtttcatgCCGGTCAGACGCGTATATCCCGACACCAGCGAGAGGATTAGAAGCAAAGTGGTTAACCTTCGTACCTAGTCCTACAGCGCGTTGATCTCTAGCTGAACGTTTACCCTTAACTGTCTGATCGTAACGACTTCAGATGGTGCTACCAACGCTTTAAAACGTCGCCCATGGAGGCACGGCTGGTTGTCCTCGGTGGAGGGTAGCGTTGCGAAATTAGACACTCAATCTGGCTGTCCCTAAACGGAGCCCGCCGACGTTGAGTTATACATAATTTGAAGGACTTCCGCAGTCGTAAAAGTGGCATATTTCGTCTTCAGTGTCACGCAAACCgaaaggagcaacaaaaacgccAACGTCGAGCCCCTTGTTAGACAGCCGTTTGTTAGCTTTTGCCCTTCCATCGTCTGGTTTGGATGTTCGGTTCAAGATGATCAAAGTCTAGTCTACACTTGATATCGGGCTGCGGGAATTCCTCGCTGTTCCTCAAAATTGGTAGCGTGGAGCAGAAATGATAGATGAAGCTAGCTATGGCCAGCTCCATTACATATTTacaagcgcttttttttgctctctgtcCACGCCACGCAGTCCCTAGCATCCCTTCCAGGTGTTTCCTTTTATGGAGGTTCGCTATCGGTGGCGCAGAGAGTGAAATGTTGGGGGATTTTTACAGCCCCCGGCTTCACCGTCCGCTGAGGGTAAGGATTTTATTTGGTAAGCCccactaaaaaaaaaacctgtttcACTTGAGCCCGTTTCGATggatcattttttgttgtacgaTGTTGTTTGCTTGTGCTTCATCGATCGAGCTTAGCATATTCGCGAGATCGACGCACCATCCATACGCGTGGTACACGCACCTGGTGAATGACCCGCGCGTGGAGCCCACGATGAACTACGCCACGTTTCAAGGCCTTCCGAAATTGCTACTCACCCTCTCGGGGTTGATGGGGCCTTCCATCTGACGAGGGTTGATTGATTTCTCGCTCTTCCACCGTTTTCTCGGTTGATCCGCCCGAGAACGGAAATACGACGAGATGGTGATGCTGGTTCTCGCACAAGCTCTCGGCGAGTCCCCGTCGGTGGAGGGTGATTTGATTATGCAGTCCGGCTGCAGCATTGACCCAAAAGTCGCAACCAGTTGGCGTGTTGCGAGAACCTCCCACCGCCCAACCGTCACACGTTTTTTATGCTAATTCGTACGTCCCACATAATTACGGCGCGAACCGGTTGACAGGTGCACAGGGTGGCCAGTCGGCGGTGTCCGTTActttcgattttccgcccGCTTCGTTTGTTTCACGGAATGGTGATCACccaggtggtggtgggggtggtgctGCTTGGGCGGAGATTATGTGCCGCGATTGATAGCTTGTATCCAAGGTGGGGGCGGGGGAATGAATGGGGAAGATAAATCCCCGGTAGCAAATGGTTTCGATGTTTAATTACAACATCTAAATGCGCAAGGCCATCGAAGGCACATCCGTGCGGATGTGGTAAAGAAAATCCGCTCACTTTGCGCTTGTGAGGTGAGATACGCACACGTGCGTCACGGTGATGATCGAAGAAGATCGATATGACCTCACGCCGGCAAATTGCCGGTGTAAAACTACCCGATACCGGATAAGCGCTAATTTATTAAATTGCAACACGATGAATAAAGTTTTTGCGCTGATGAAACCTCGTTTTTGATGCCATTTTGCCTTATCAACGTTAACTTCATTGCGTACAATTAAGGTGTCAAGTTAACGGCAGGAAGCACGTGCTTCTGTCACGCACGTGGTTCGTTCAGTCGCATTTATTTACACGCAATCGTTCTCACTTTCAGATTCAAATTCTCAAAATGGCTTACCGTTACGCTTGCGTCCTGTTGACCGTGGCTCTATGTGCAGCCCCAGCGATCGGTTTCTCGGCCGGTGCCCCTAACGGAGCCTGCGGTGATATGATCCCGCAGCATCACACCGACGCCCAGAAATCGGCCGCTCCGTACCAGATCATCCTTTCGAAGAAGCAGTTGAAGGCTGGCGAAGGACTCACGATCACTGTGCAAGGTAAGCGGGCACCAGCGGAAGGCGGAAGTCCGCAATCGTCCGTCCGAAGCCACCGTAGAAAGGAGATTGGGAATAAATTTACCAAACCCCGATCAAACGCGTAACCGTTACTGAcgtctgtttattttttttgctcaccgcTTCATCGTTCACTCGTAACGGCAGGTAACAGCGCCAAGGACACGATCAAGGGATTGCTGTGCCAGACGCGTGTGGGTGAAACGCCGGTCGGTGCATTCGATGTGCCACCGAACAACAACTACATCCAGACGCTGGACTGCGGCAATTCGAAGGCGGTAAGTGGACCCGTGCGAAACCGATCCTCCCCGAGGCGACAGGGCTGGAATGGCAAGGTGTGTTGAGGTGGCAGAGGTGTCAGCAAACCAGCACGCTAT encodes:
- the LOC128723985 gene encoding uncharacterized protein LOC128723985, which produces MAGILFVVHIPSARYERELRRQEQDRLAKGASATTEDEKDSDRPPGKSEETEPFVTPQLKKPTAKIPRSSIFINASEEDSKKSEPAGPPTIKFIDQDGEEIPSKAVEGKPDDDKDADGGDKGKDKKSNFLAEPFDRASALRKSWDGFKDLIGSARKEKTAREEAAEKLTLTGDSSMEEVLKTIINEKRIHTAAWIETDKGNGFHIMFSIQSGPICDDVIYMLSSWGVGQRFNSTISITSCTLYSQPPEVTEDQEDGASDMNKNNDAGGWNTFLSTVRARLNVAQIVEEVKHDAQVSFDFVSMLAVASILAAFGLVEDSSVFLIASMLISPLMGPIIAVIFGTVVKERSLQLIGLKNEIIGIMLTVSVGFIFGLIVCSIDDRYSVGEGITHEMLARCETHSLLVGIAIALPSGAAVAIAILGENIGSLVGVAISASLLPPAVNAGVLWALSCLYFLFGSEESRYGTLIKTQIYSENQGLELFTLGCMSMSLTLLNIFCIYLAGVIFLIIKEVAPVVPKDQKQFWKHDIKIARDYNRTLHTTDGHSMSKNLMQELTSLHHNNDTTGGGLRGDFLLNSASKGNQNTWSPRHNYHQRDHRPTMQELEALYLSLSANTSENQFHHYSSHHGGPHFMNFDRMSTSPTQHRRMNPSNPINIHGGISRHSRFTESLRGSSAPLTKILEDVAAGTSGAKGETSHGGHVERGKSVRSYGLPGFKRSSKKFIVTPAYDPMQKE
- the LOC128722678 gene encoding putative defense protein Hdd11 produces the protein MAAYRVRFEKINSNGAVECFSCSPSTFHIYTGSTLIQIQILKMAYRYACVLLTVALCAAPAIGFSAGAPNGACGDMIPQHHTDAQKSAAPYQIILSKKQLKAGEGLTITVQGNSAKDTIKGLLCQTRVGETPVGAFDVPPNNNYIQTLDCGNSKASAVTHKKITNAPNAITFNWVAPKGLSEEARVYCTIALNGGVFWVKHSSDFLKVN